In the Microtus pennsylvanicus isolate mMicPen1 chromosome 6, mMicPen1.hap1, whole genome shotgun sequence genome, one interval contains:
- the Atp5f1d gene encoding ATP synthase F(1) complex subunit delta, mitochondrial: protein MLPATLLRRTPLRRLVLQARAYAEAAAAPAPAAGPGQMSFTFASPTQVFFDGANVRQVDVPTLTGAFGILASHVPTLQVLRPGLVVVHAEDGTTTKYFVSSGSITVNADSSVQLLAEEAVTLDMLDLGAARANLEKAQSELSGAADEAARAEIQIRIEANEALVKALE from the exons ATGCTGCCCGCCACACTGCTTCGCCGTACTCCACTGCGCCGCCTGGTACTCCAGGCGCGTGCCTACGCCGAGGCCGCTGCAGCACCAGCCCCCGCCGCCGGGCCCGGACAGATGTCCTTCACCTTCGCCTCTCCGACGCAG GTGTTCTTTGACGGTGCCAACGTCCGTCAGGTGGATGTGCCTACGCTGACTGGAGCCTTTGGCATCCTGGCATCCCACGTTCCCACGCTGCAGGTCCTACGGCCTGGGCTGGTGGTGGTCCATGCCGAAGACGGCACCACAACTAAGTACTTTG TGAGCAGCGGCTCCATCACTGTGAACGCGGACTCCTCAGTGCAGCTACTGGCCGAGGAAGCTGTGACGCTGGACATGTTGGACCTAGGG GCAGCCCGGGCCAACCTGGAGAAGGCGCAGTCGGAGCTGTCTGGTGCAGCGGATGAGGCAGCTCGGGCTGAGATCCAGATCCGTATTGAGGCCAATGAGGCCCTGGTGAAGGCCCTGGAGTAG